The Clostridia bacterium DNA window GCGCCAAAAGATCTGATAAAACGTAAAAGCAACGAAATTATATGGATCGAAAAGGAAACGCTATACGCAGATGGCATTATTCCGTCGGGTGAAATACAATGGTTGCAAGCGGAACAAGCCGAAAATGCCGCGACAAGGATAAACAACGAGATACTCCAACTTTTGTTGAAATAAGATTACTACAGAAGCACAATCTTTTTTGCGGTTGGCAAAAGAATGAGGAAACACACGAAAAAGGCGTCTTCAAACGGTTTGAAGACGCCTTTTTCGTGAGATTTTCGATAACGGCTATTCGTCCTTTTGGTGCGCCAAAGCCGCCAGCGTTACCACCTTTTCGGTGCCATGCGCGTCTTCGACGGTCAGTTGATAGAGGATAAGGCGGGAGCCTTCTTGGGGCAAGGCCGACACGCGGCCGTTGTCATTGGTCAACTCGTTGCCGTCCAATATGCTCATCGTTATTTGATAGCCTTCGCCTTGCCTCAGCAAGTCGTATTCTGCCTTAACGCAGTCCACGAACTTCCACCACATTTCCAAATCGTTTTCGAGCATGGGTTGGGGGCAGTCTTTGGCGGTGTAGAAGTGATGCCCGACCACCCGTTCGATGGGCAGGTCGTACTGTTGCATAAGGTGCGCCACCAACTTGGCGGTCAGGTGCCAGGTGTACCATATATCCGAGCCTTTGTTGACGCAGGTCTCTATGCCGATGGACGTGCGGTTGCCGCCCTTGGTGCACAGCCGCCCCTCCGCCACTTGTGCGTAGCACCACCACGTCTTGGCCATATAGTATTCGCTGTCCACTATCTTGTAGGCGAAGCCCATATCGTTGAGCCAATAGGGGTCGGTCACCTTTTTGGTGGCTTCCGTGGTGCCCGTGGGCACGGCTATCGTGGTTTCCACGCCGTTGATGGTGTATTTGGAATTGGCCGAAATGCCCCATTCGGGGTAGACGGGGTCGTCCTCGTGGTACGTTACGCCCGTCGGCAGCCAAGTCAGCACGCTCGACGCGCCCGTGCCGTCGCCCGCGTGATAGGCGATAAGGCCGTTGTCCAGAATGTGATAAATGCGGTCGCCGTCGGTGCCGACCACGTAGTGAATGCTGGTGCCGCCCGTGCCGTTGGCGAAATAGCCCGCGTGGAACACCGCGCCAGCCGACGCGTTCATATTGCCCGTGTAGTGCACGGTGATGAATTCCACACCGTCCAATGCGCCGCCGTGGTTGTCCGACACGCCCGCCTGCACGGCTTCGTAGTCGGTGTTGACCGCATAATCGTAGTTGTAGAGTATCTTGCTGACGCTCTCTATCAAATCGGTATAATACGCGGGCGTGCCCGAGCCGATGCCGAGGTTGCGCCATTCGATGGTGCTGTTGTTGGCGCATATCAAGGTCTTGACGAGGTCGGGCGTATTTTGGTCGTACACGGTCACGCCGAAGTCGAACGATAGTTGCGGCCGCTCTGTCGCTTTGACGCGCACGGTGGCGTAGCCTTCCTCGACGCCCGTTACGTTGCCCGCTTGGTCTACGGTGGCTACCGACGTGTCAAGGCTCTCCCACGTGAGCGCGTCGGTCGCCGTCCCGCGAATATAGGCTGTGGCCAGCAGTTTGATTTGCTTGCCCGCTTCCACGAAGGATTGCGTATCGTAGGCGACTTCGATGCGATTGCGTTGCAAGGTGGCGGGGCAGCCCGCAAAGGCGTCCTCGGCGATGGTTTGCACGCTTTCGGGGATAAAGATCGAGGTCAACGTCGTGCAATTCGCAAAGGCTTTGGCGCCGATGGTGACGATGGTGTCCGGCAGGTCTATCTGCGTGAGCGCCGTATCCGCGGCGAACGCGTTGGGCAATATCGTGCTCACCGTCTTGCCTTGATACGCGTTGGGCACGGTGACGTGCGACAAATAGACGGCGTTGCCCACCGACACGCCCAAGGTGCCGTCGTCCAAGGGGTAGAAGGACAAATAACTCGTCTCGGGCTCTGCGCCCACCCACTTGCCGAGATTGACGATCTTGCCGTCGGACAGGGTGACTATCACATAGCCGTCCTCGTCGGTGACGATGCTCTCGATGCCTACGCCGTCCGTACCGTTGATACCATCCGTACCGTTGGTGCCGTCCTGCCCGTTCGTTCCATCTTTGCCGTCTTTGCCGTCGATACCGTCGGTTCCGTCCTTACCGTTTTCGCCGTCCTTACCGTCTTTACCGATGGCTTTGGCCGTGGTCGCCACGCCGTCGATCACCCAATACCCATCTTCGTTGATGGCGATGGTGGGGGAGTGGCCGTCTTTCCCGTCTTTCCCGTCCTTGCCGTTGACGCCGTTCGCCCCGTCTTTT harbors:
- a CDS encoding N-acetylmuramoyl-L-alanine amidase — translated: MKKFCLWLCIVIVITSVVALSACSAPLGTKPSTDGTATSPSATENGKENTSAQTQSGKAIDRIEKTASADGVDTYTVFYTDGTTYAFFVANGLDGINGKDGANGVNGKDGKDGKDGHSPTIAINEDGYWVIDGVATTAKAIGKDGKDGENGKDGTDGIDGKDGKDGTNGQDGTNGTDGINGTDGVGIESIVTDEDGYVIVTLSDGKIVNLGKWVGAEPETSYLSFYPLDDGTLGVSVGNAVYLSHVTVPNAYQGKTVSTILPNAFAADTALTQIDLPDTIVTIGAKAFANCTTLTSIFIPESVQTIAEDAFAGCPATLQRNRIEVAYDTQSFVEAGKQIKLLATAYIRGTATDALTWESLDTSVATVDQAGNVTGVEEGYATVRVKATERPQLSFDFGVTVYDQNTPDLVKTLICANNSTIEWRNLGIGSGTPAYYTDLIESVSKILYNYDYAVNTDYEAVQAGVSDNHGGALDGVEFITVHYTGNMNASAGAVFHAGYFANGTGGTSIHYVVGTDGDRIYHILDNGLIAYHAGDGTGASSVLTWLPTGVTYHEDDPVYPEWGISANSKYTINGVETTIAVPTGTTEATKKVTDPYWLNDMGFAYKIVDSEYYMAKTWWCYAQVAEGRLCTKGGNRTSIGIETCVNKGSDIWYTWHLTAKLVAHLMQQYDLPIERVVGHHFYTAKDCPQPMLENDLEMWWKFVDCVKAEYDLLRQGEGYQITMSILDGNELTNDNGRVSALPQEGSRLILYQLTVEDAHGTEKVVTLAALAHQKDE